A genomic stretch from Myxococcales bacterium includes:
- a CDS encoding protein kinase has translation MQIARRTLLALLSLPFLVTGIAGLLWAYAPQATISLRLSEIMFKLVSTMIEANVPDPFDIIYPDTIEAGLAGGLRFLLTPIGLLLLGLAGLPTRYDDESDGADKADSGLPSVDRAVAKKTQRRANALAKKGHVAEAAELLFSVDLMDRAADLFIKAEDYVRAAEIRHDQNRFHDAAELYIRAGNPSSAAAIFAQQEEWEKAAECHLELGNASQAAEMFEKAGDHHRAAVCYRDADFLRHAAQCFVKSKAWLHAAECLEKVFGEESANANKGDPKAMAELNKLVGQSGKLYLRAREPELALAALEKGGLFVEAGEVAQQLKQFTKAATLFRDGGSLPRAAEALNELGETEAAARILGEHHRDLGEIKEAAAFLEEAGDFLEAGDFYRQLENYERAGHCYRQQSGYVQAAEMFRLSGDRAQAGECFELAERYTEAAECWALVGNSDKEAELLAKAGNFLGAGEVYHREGVDEEAISVLQRVEPDKPEFARASALLGDIFRSRGQLSLAIKKLKQAIGDDVLSRENLEAFYSLAVLYASDNQPAEGVEIFEKILAFDYHYRDVEQRLIEARDLVQSLPPIETQEGATANRSVVGGGGQPGRYQIVGELGRGGMGIVYKAKDTALDRIVAYKVLPDTLADNPQALKNFMREAKAAAKLNHPGIVTVYDTGEQDGRYYIAMEYVDGTTLKEILRRRGVISPAGILHVVVQVCEAMAYAHDNRVVHRDIKSANTMWTRDKKAKIMDFGLARVLEECRNQTTVVAGTPYYMSPEQTLGRNIDHRTDIYSLGVTIFEMATGTVPFKEGNIPYHHVHTPPPDVRDLRPELPAGLAAVVTRCMQKDPAQRYQSARDILVEVRASLGQSSAPTVKSS, from the coding sequence TTGCAAATCGCACGACGAACATTGCTGGCCCTGCTGAGTCTGCCGTTTCTGGTGACGGGCATCGCGGGACTGCTCTGGGCCTATGCGCCTCAGGCGACGATCTCACTTCGCTTGAGTGAAATCATGTTCAAATTGGTTTCCACCATGATCGAGGCAAACGTGCCCGATCCCTTCGATATCATCTATCCGGACACCATTGAAGCCGGCCTGGCCGGGGGATTGCGGTTTCTTCTGACGCCGATCGGCCTGTTGCTGCTGGGTCTTGCCGGGTTGCCCACGCGCTACGATGACGAGAGCGATGGGGCTGACAAGGCCGACAGTGGGCTTCCGAGCGTCGACCGAGCGGTGGCGAAGAAGACCCAGCGACGCGCAAACGCGCTGGCGAAGAAGGGGCATGTCGCGGAGGCCGCCGAGTTGTTGTTTTCGGTCGACCTGATGGATCGCGCCGCAGATTTGTTCATCAAGGCGGAAGACTACGTGCGTGCGGCCGAGATTCGACACGACCAAAATCGCTTCCACGACGCCGCCGAGCTCTATATCAGGGCGGGCAACCCGTCTTCGGCCGCCGCCATATTCGCCCAGCAGGAAGAGTGGGAAAAGGCGGCCGAGTGCCACCTCGAACTGGGCAATGCCAGTCAGGCGGCGGAGATGTTCGAAAAAGCCGGCGATCATCATCGGGCCGCGGTCTGTTATCGAGATGCCGATTTCCTGCGCCATGCCGCGCAGTGTTTCGTGAAGAGCAAGGCCTGGCTCCACGCGGCCGAATGCCTCGAGAAAGTCTTCGGCGAGGAGAGCGCCAACGCCAACAAGGGTGATCCAAAGGCCATGGCGGAACTCAATAAGTTGGTGGGACAGTCGGGCAAGCTCTACTTGCGCGCCCGGGAGCCCGAACTCGCCCTCGCTGCACTCGAGAAGGGTGGCTTGTTCGTCGAAGCCGGAGAGGTTGCGCAGCAGCTCAAGCAGTTCACCAAGGCTGCGACCCTGTTTCGCGACGGAGGGTCACTGCCCCGAGCCGCAGAGGCGCTGAACGAACTCGGCGAAACCGAAGCCGCCGCTCGCATTCTCGGTGAGCACCACCGAGATCTGGGGGAGATCAAAGAAGCGGCTGCGTTCCTCGAGGAGGCGGGAGACTTTCTCGAGGCGGGCGATTTTTATCGCCAACTCGAGAACTACGAGCGGGCGGGGCACTGTTATCGTCAACAGTCAGGCTATGTCCAGGCCGCCGAGATGTTTCGGCTATCCGGCGATCGAGCCCAGGCGGGGGAGTGCTTCGAACTCGCCGAACGGTATACCGAAGCCGCAGAATGTTGGGCACTCGTTGGAAACTCAGACAAGGAAGCCGAACTCCTCGCCAAGGCGGGCAACTTTCTGGGTGCGGGCGAGGTGTACCACCGGGAGGGAGTCGACGAGGAAGCAATTTCCGTATTGCAAAGAGTCGAACCCGACAAGCCGGAATTCGCTCGGGCATCGGCACTGCTGGGAGACATCTTCCGCAGCCGCGGCCAGCTCTCCCTGGCGATCAAGAAACTCAAGCAGGCCATCGGAGACGATGTCCTGTCCCGAGAAAATCTCGAGGCCTTCTACTCGCTCGCCGTACTCTACGCCTCCGACAACCAACCTGCAGAAGGTGTCGAGATCTTCGAGAAAATTCTCGCTTTCGACTACCACTATCGCGATGTCGAACAGCGCCTGATCGAGGCCCGTGATCTGGTGCAGAGCCTGCCGCCAATCGAAACGCAAGAGGGTGCCACCGCGAATCGGAGTGTCGTTGGAGGCGGCGGCCAACCGGGTCGCTATCAGATCGTCGGCGAGTTGGGCCGCGGTGGCATGGGGATCGTCTACAAAGCCAAGGACACGGCACTCGACCGCATCGTCGCCTACAAGGTCCTGCCCGACACCCTGGCGGACAACCCGCAAGCGCTAAAAAACTTCATGCGCGAAGCGAAGGCCGCTGCCAAATTGAATCACCCCGGAATCGTGACGGTCTACGACACCGGCGAGCAAGATGGTCGCTACTACATCGCGATGGAGTATGTCGACGGAACCACCCTGAAGGAAATCTTGCGCCGCCGCGGAGTCATTTCGCCGGCTGGCATTCTCCATGTCGTCGTGCAGGTCTGTGAGGCCATGGCGTACGCCCATGATAATCGCGTCGTACATCGGGATATCAAGAGCGCCAATACCATGTGGACGCGAGACAAGAAGGCCAAGATCATGGACTTTGGACTCGCCAGGGTTCTCGAAGAATGTCGCAATCAGACGACCGTGGTTGCGGGAACGCCCTACTACATGAGTCCCGAGCAGACCCTGGGGCGCAATATCGACCATCGCACGGATATCTATTCGTTGGGTGTCACGATTTTCGAAATGGCCACCGGGACGGTTCCCTTCAAGGAAGGAAACATTCCCTACCACCACGTCCACACCCCGCCCCCCGACGTGCGAGATCTGCGACCTGAACTTCCGGCGGGTCTGGCGGCTGTTGTGACACGCTGCATGCAGAAGGATCCGGCCCAGCGTTATCAGTCCGCTCGCGATATATTGGTCGAGGTCCGCGCCTCACTGGGGCAAAGCAGCGCGCCAACCGTAAAGTCCAGCTGA